In a genomic window of Occallatibacter riparius:
- a CDS encoding STAS domain-containing protein, whose translation MEKIPVLRMGPLLLITIQIDMHDKLALQLQDDVTHRISEYGSTGVLIDISSLEIVDSFIGRMLANIAAMSRVLGADTVVVGMQPAVAITLVELGMSLPGVRTALTVEAGMELLLGAVAEDANGTDHEHRQA comes from the coding sequence ATGGAGAAAATTCCCGTACTTCGCATGGGACCGCTGCTGTTGATCACCATCCAGATCGATATGCACGACAAGCTCGCACTCCAACTCCAGGACGACGTAACCCACCGCATCTCCGAATACGGATCGACGGGCGTACTCATCGATATCTCATCGCTCGAGATTGTCGACTCGTTCATCGGCCGCATGCTGGCCAACATTGCGGCTATGTCCCGCGTGTTGGGCGCCGACACTGTGGTCGTCGGAATGCAGCCGGCCGTGGCCATCACGCTCGTCGAACTCGGGATGTCCTTGCCTGGAGTGCGTACGGCTTTGACCGTCGAGGCGGGCATGGAACTCCTGCTGGGGGCTGTCGCAGAAGATGCCAATGGAACTGACCATGAACATCGTCAAGCGTGA
- a CDS encoding STAS domain-containing protein — protein sequence MNDLAEIISESAEPIRKQWLSELAKVIERAGVISKAELEEQTRDILNAIVEGVRTSGPTDISAGGWDTARALLKEISASRARQGFSPVEVTTFVLSLKQPLFAEIRKKFKGDQDRMFAALWTATELLDRLALITTEAFMDTREELISRQQQELLELSTPVVKLWDGILALPIIGTLDSSRTQVVMENLLQTVVATNSKYAIIDITGVPTVDTLVAQHLLKTITAARLMGAECIISGVRPQIAQTIVHLGINLEDVITKAKLSDAFALALQRSGRAVVRQTAAPLSPLAHLIAKREE from the coding sequence ATGAACGATCTCGCGGAGATCATTTCTGAGAGTGCGGAGCCCATTCGGAAGCAATGGCTTTCCGAGTTGGCCAAGGTCATTGAACGCGCTGGCGTAATCAGCAAGGCAGAGCTTGAAGAGCAGACCCGCGATATTCTCAATGCCATCGTGGAAGGGGTCAGGACAAGCGGGCCCACCGACATCAGCGCAGGCGGATGGGATACCGCCCGGGCGCTTCTCAAGGAAATTTCCGCCTCCCGCGCGCGGCAGGGCTTTTCTCCGGTCGAAGTTACCACCTTCGTCCTCTCCCTCAAACAGCCGCTCTTTGCTGAAATCCGTAAGAAGTTCAAGGGCGACCAGGACCGCATGTTCGCCGCCCTTTGGACCGCGACCGAACTGCTCGACCGCTTGGCCCTGATCACTACCGAAGCGTTCATGGACACAAGGGAGGAACTGATCTCCCGGCAGCAACAGGAACTTCTGGAGCTGTCGACCCCGGTGGTCAAACTCTGGGACGGCATCCTGGCCCTTCCCATCATCGGCACGCTGGATAGCTCGCGCACTCAGGTGGTGATGGAGAACCTCCTGCAAACGGTGGTTGCTACCAACTCCAAGTACGCCATTATCGACATCACCGGCGTACCCACGGTGGATACCCTCGTGGCGCAGCATCTGCTCAAGACCATCACGGCCGCCCGCTTGATGGGGGCCGAGTGCATTATCAGCGGCGTGCGTCCGCAGATTGCGCAGACCATCGTTCACCTGGGCATCAACCTTGAAGATGTCATTACCAAGGCTAAGCTGTCTGACGCGTTCGCCTTGGCTCTGCAGCGCAGCGGAAGAGCTGTGGTGCGCCAGACCGCCGCACCCCTAAGTCCATTGGCTCATCTGATCGCGAAGCGGGAGGAGTAG
- a CDS encoding response regulator, with amino-acid sequence MRELLLIDDASGDLKKAAAVAESLGFDKIHTRNSVPAASALLEEGLAGKTTLPDTIVLDLDLGVDSGFELLRKWHSTPRLSAIPILIWSVLDEHRELCELFNISSYVSKWEGMEVFREKLQQLIR; translated from the coding sequence ATGCGGGAATTGCTTCTCATCGACGATGCGTCGGGAGACTTGAAGAAAGCCGCGGCAGTTGCGGAGTCGTTGGGCTTTGACAAGATCCACACGCGCAATTCCGTGCCCGCGGCCTCTGCGCTGCTTGAAGAGGGGCTTGCCGGCAAGACCACCCTTCCGGACACCATCGTTCTTGACCTGGATCTAGGCGTAGACAGCGGATTCGAGTTGCTCCGCAAGTGGCACAGTACGCCTCGCCTGTCCGCGATTCCCATCCTGATTTGGTCAGTCCTTGACGAACATCGTGAGCTCTGCGAGCTCTTCAACATATCCTCCTATGTGTCCAAGTGGGAGGGCATGGAAGTGTTCCGCGAAAAGCTGCAACAACTGATACGCTAA
- a CDS encoding beta-galactosidase yields the protein MFFALLKDSTGLARSVRGRRVAALAVPFIFLSGFRITTSAAQVLTAIRIDASQPYSEPGAARYEGGTSKSVSGSTLAVNSRYFVRDGKPWLPVVGEFHYARYPESRWEEEILKMKAGGIDVVASYVFWIHHEEIEGQFDWQGQRDLRRFVQLCAKHGMYVELRIGPWDHGEVRNGGFPDWLLKKQLKTRVNDPVYLSYVRRWYGQIAQQVRGLMWKDGGPIIGIQLENEYSQRGPGAGEAHILELKKLAVAAGFDVPYYFVTGWDQAVVPHDAVIPVYGGYPDAPWDASTAKLPPSEVYAFRFHSRVASNMGVIGGASAAVEDTSAQAPLPYLTAEIGGGLQNTYHRRLVVHPDDIAAMFPVMLGSGVNLYGTYMFQGGENPEGKLSTLQESQATGYPNDVPIKSYDFQAPLGEFGRERESFRKMKVFQYFLNDFGDYLAPMMVHAPDQQPANPSDLSVPRASLRSRGDSGFIFFNNYVRNYETPARSAAQFEVRLPHGTVRVPSRPVDIPAGAYFIWPFNLHAGGVNIRYSTAQLFTRIAGDGGDTLYFAAIPGIPVEFAFDSDTVGSLQSSSGKTSHDAGLVTVSELRPGVDSFVDVTGSKGGKVHLVVLTGREAEDAWKVQFASKSGGGRVSDHLLITADDFFVDQDGGKQRVVLRSRGESNFAFTITPPLTLAPHGNVPLVQADATARMVRFTADAGERDLELKYRLVKPAGDAPPVKLGPAPAWRPQGVAMAPGIAEPPYAARWSIELPPNVFNGPSDVFLQVEYQGDLARFTAGDRLLTDNFYDGQTWSIGLRRFLELKDGSFGLTIVPLRRDAPVYFEFQEAPAFGANGQAAVLQSLRLVPEYELVLTGGDNQSAGRSRRAAPSP from the coding sequence ATGTTCTTCGCCTTGCTGAAGGATTCTACGGGGCTGGCCAGAAGCGTGCGCGGGCGGCGCGTGGCGGCCCTCGCTGTCCCTTTCATTTTTCTGTCTGGGTTTCGGATTACGACGTCTGCGGCGCAGGTGCTTACCGCCATCCGCATCGATGCCAGTCAGCCGTATAGCGAACCCGGAGCGGCGCGTTATGAGGGCGGCACGTCGAAATCGGTCTCCGGCAGCACCCTGGCTGTGAATAGCCGCTACTTTGTGCGCGACGGCAAGCCCTGGCTGCCGGTGGTGGGGGAATTCCACTATGCGCGCTACCCGGAATCGCGCTGGGAAGAGGAGATCCTGAAGATGAAGGCGGGCGGCATTGATGTGGTTGCCAGCTACGTCTTCTGGATCCACCACGAAGAGATCGAGGGCCAGTTTGACTGGCAGGGGCAGCGCGACCTGCGCCGCTTCGTGCAGCTCTGCGCTAAGCACGGAATGTATGTCGAGCTGCGCATCGGGCCATGGGATCACGGCGAAGTGCGCAACGGGGGCTTTCCCGATTGGCTACTCAAGAAGCAGCTTAAGACGCGCGTCAACGACCCGGTGTATCTCTCGTACGTTCGCAGGTGGTATGGGCAGATCGCCCAGCAGGTGCGAGGGCTTATGTGGAAGGACGGCGGCCCGATCATCGGGATTCAACTGGAGAATGAATATAGTCAGCGCGGACCCGGGGCCGGCGAAGCGCACATTCTCGAACTCAAGAAACTCGCCGTTGCTGCTGGCTTTGATGTTCCTTACTATTTCGTGACCGGGTGGGATCAGGCCGTTGTGCCGCATGACGCGGTTATCCCGGTTTATGGGGGCTATCCTGATGCGCCGTGGGATGCCTCAACCGCGAAGCTTCCACCCTCTGAAGTTTATGCATTCCGATTTCATAGCCGTGTCGCCTCCAACATGGGCGTGATCGGCGGGGCGTCAGCGGCAGTTGAGGACACTTCAGCACAGGCTCCGCTGCCTTATCTCACGGCGGAGATTGGGGGTGGCTTGCAGAATACATATCACCGCCGTCTCGTGGTGCATCCGGACGACATTGCAGCCATGTTTCCGGTGATGCTGGGTTCCGGTGTGAATCTGTACGGCACGTATATGTTTCAGGGCGGCGAGAATCCAGAAGGCAAGCTCTCGACCCTGCAGGAGTCGCAGGCCACCGGTTATCCGAACGATGTGCCCATCAAGTCCTACGACTTTCAGGCGCCGCTGGGCGAGTTCGGGCGGGAGCGTGAGTCGTTCCGCAAGATGAAAGTGTTCCAGTACTTCCTCAACGACTTCGGCGACTACCTCGCACCGATGATGGTTCACGCGCCCGACCAGCAACCGGCGAATCCGTCTGACCTCTCAGTGCCGCGCGCTTCCTTGCGATCGCGGGGAGACTCGGGATTCATCTTCTTCAACAACTACGTGCGCAATTACGAGACCCCGGCGCGGTCCGCAGCGCAATTTGAAGTTCGTCTTCCCCATGGAACAGTGCGCGTGCCGAGCCGTCCAGTCGACATTCCTGCGGGCGCTTACTTCATCTGGCCCTTCAACCTGCATGCAGGCGGAGTCAACATCCGGTACAGCACCGCGCAGCTGTTCACGCGCATCGCGGGCGATGGAGGCGACACTCTCTACTTTGCAGCGATTCCTGGCATTCCCGTGGAGTTCGCGTTTGATTCGGATACGGTTGGATCTCTGCAGTCCTCCAGCGGCAAAACCAGCCACGATGCGGGTCTGGTAACGGTGAGCGAATTGCGGCCAGGGGTCGATTCGTTCGTCGACGTGACGGGCTCGAAGGGCGGCAAAGTCCACCTTGTGGTTCTAACAGGACGCGAAGCGGAAGATGCGTGGAAGGTTCAGTTCGCGTCCAAGTCTGGCGGCGGTCGCGTAAGCGATCACTTGCTCATCACGGCAGATGACTTTTTCGTCGACCAGGACGGCGGGAAGCAGCGTGTTGTTCTCCGTTCTCGCGGAGAGTCGAATTTCGCATTCACCATCACGCCGCCTCTGACCCTGGCTCCGCATGGCAACGTGCCATTGGTTCAGGCGGACGCTACGGCGCGGATGGTTCGCTTTACGGCCGATGCAGGGGAGCGGGACCTGGAGCTAAAGTACCGGTTGGTTAAGCCCGCTGGCGACGCGCCACCGGTGAAGCTAGGCCCTGCGCCTGCCTGGCGGCCGCAGGGCGTGGCCATGGCACCCGGGATCGCCGAACCGCCGTACGCTGCGCGCTGGTCCATCGAGCTTCCGCCGAATGTCTTCAACGGCCCGAGCGACGTTTTCTTGCAGGTAGAGTATCAGGGAGATTTAGCTCGTTTTACCGCGGGCGACAGGCTACTTACAGATAACTTTTACGATGGCCAGACGTGGTCCATAGGCCTGCGTAGATTCCTGGAATTGAAAGACGGTTCATTCGGACTGACAATTGTGCCGTTGCGGCGCGATGCTCCCGTCTACTTCGAGTTCCAGGAGGCTCCCGCTTTCGGAGCAAACGGCCAGGCGGCCGTGTTGCAGAGCTTGCGCCTTGTGCCTGAGTACGAGCTTGTGCTCACCGGCGGCGATAATCAATCGGCAGGCCGTAGTCGTCGCGCTGCGCCGAGTCCTTGA